A genomic window from Brevibacillus agri includes:
- a CDS encoding YfcC family protein, which yields MATKHSSPAAPAKKRFSVPHTYAILFIIIILAALASYVLPTGEFERIKDDASGRTIVVNGSYHAVESSPVGFFDMFKAIPEGMQKGSQIIFYIFIVSGVFGIIRQTGAIEAGINKGVRYLEGREKLLIPASMFLFSIGGFTMGMAEESIIFVPIGIALARAMGFDAVTGTAMITMGAAAGFMGGMLNPFTVGVAQSLAQLPLFSGLTFRAIVYVFVLGFAIWYVMRYAYRVKADPTKSVIYAIEQKESDEQVAVEIPDLNGRHKLVFLVMVCGLSFNVYGVFEYEWFLTELTASFLIMGLVAGLVGGLNVNKLFDSFVAGAKAVTFGALIVGFARAITVVLEEGKIIDTMIYALTSAIGHLPDAINVLAMFLIQAVLNLFISSGSGQAATTMPIMVPIADLLGISRQVAVLAFQYGDAVTNSIIPTSSALMGYLAVAGIPYEKWVKFIWKLLLGWAVIAAIALIVAVTIGVS from the coding sequence ATGGCTACAAAACATTCTTCTCCAGCAGCGCCAGCCAAAAAACGTTTTTCCGTCCCGCACACTTATGCCATTCTCTTTATCATCATCATTTTGGCAGCGCTTGCTTCCTACGTGCTTCCGACAGGCGAGTTCGAACGCATCAAGGACGACGCCTCGGGCAGAACCATCGTGGTAAACGGCAGCTATCACGCTGTCGAGAGCAGCCCTGTCGGCTTTTTCGACATGTTCAAAGCAATTCCTGAAGGGATGCAAAAAGGCTCGCAAATCATCTTTTACATCTTCATCGTCAGCGGCGTTTTCGGAATCATCCGCCAGACGGGGGCCATTGAGGCGGGCATCAACAAAGGCGTCCGCTATCTGGAAGGCAGGGAAAAGCTCCTGATCCCCGCATCCATGTTCCTCTTCTCCATCGGCGGCTTCACGATGGGGATGGCGGAAGAAAGCATTATTTTCGTGCCAATCGGCATCGCTCTCGCCCGCGCAATGGGCTTTGACGCCGTAACAGGTACCGCCATGATTACGATGGGGGCAGCGGCCGGCTTCATGGGCGGCATGCTCAATCCGTTCACGGTAGGGGTCGCCCAGTCTTTGGCGCAGTTGCCGCTCTTCTCCGGTCTGACCTTCCGCGCTATCGTGTACGTCTTTGTCCTCGGCTTTGCCATCTGGTACGTCATGCGCTACGCCTACCGGGTGAAGGCAGACCCGACCAAGAGCGTCATTTACGCGATCGAGCAAAAGGAAAGCGACGAACAAGTCGCCGTCGAAATTCCCGATCTCAACGGACGCCACAAGCTGGTCTTTCTGGTCATGGTCTGTGGACTCTCCTTCAACGTCTACGGCGTGTTCGAGTACGAATGGTTCCTGACCGAGCTTACCGCTTCCTTTTTAATCATGGGACTGGTTGCCGGGCTTGTCGGCGGGCTGAATGTAAACAAGCTGTTTGACTCCTTTGTCGCTGGCGCCAAAGCCGTTACCTTCGGCGCCCTGATCGTCGGCTTCGCCCGGGCGATCACCGTCGTGCTGGAAGAAGGAAAAATTATCGACACGATGATTTACGCGCTGACTTCCGCCATCGGCCATTTGCCGGATGCCATCAACGTGCTGGCCATGTTCCTGATTCAAGCGGTGTTGAACCTGTTCATTTCGTCCGGCAGCGGCCAAGCGGCGACAACGATGCCGATCATGGTGCCAATCGCCGACCTGCTGGGCATTTCCCGTCAGGTCGCCGTCCTTGCCTTCCAGTACGGGGATGCGGTGACGAACTCGATCATTCCGACTTCTTCTGCCTTGATGGGCTATCTGGCTGTCGCTGGCATTCCGTATGAAAAATGGGTCAAGTTCATTTGGAAGCTGCTTCTCGGCTGGGCCGTCATCGCCGCCATCGCCCTGATCGTCGCTGTAACCATCGGCGTTTCCTAG